GCCGGCGGGCTCGCAGTCTGCCAACCTCTCGCAGTACTTCGTCAACTCCATAGCGATCGTCATCCCGGTCACCATCTTTGTGCTGGTGCTGGCATCCATGGCCGCCTACGTGTTTGCGTGGGGAAAGTTCAAGGGCCGCGATGCGTTGTTCATCTTCGTCTTCGCCCTGCAGATCATTCCGCTCCAGATGGCGCTGATTCCGCTCCTGCAGTTCTTCACGCAGACCCTGCAGCTCCCTGCCGGTTCCTACGCGCAGCTGTGGATCGCCCACACCATGTTCGGCCTTCCGCTGGGTATCTTCCTGCTCCACAACTTCATCTCCGAAATTCCCGGTGAAGTCATCGAGGCAGCAAGGGTGGACGGTGCCGGTCACAGCACCATCTTCTGGCGGATTATCCTGCCGCTCTCCGTTCCGGCGCTTGCCTCGCTGGCGATCTTCCAGTTCCTGTGGGTCTGGAATGACCTCCTGGTGGCGTTGGTGTTCTCCGGTGGCACGGCGGACGTTGCTCCGATTACGCAGCGCCTGGCGGAGCTCTCGGGTACCCGCGGCGCCAGGGATTACCTGAACCCGGCGGCAGCATTTGTCTCCATCATTGTTCCGCTACTGGTCTTCTTCGGCTTGCAGCGCTACTTTGTGCGCGGCCTGCTGTCCGGCGGCCTTAAGGGCTAGAAATTTGAAGCCTCGGTTACGCAGCGCATTACGCGGCTGCGTAACCGAGGGCTTCAAACCACAAACAGACACTTAAGGTGAAGGCGGAGCAACGGCGGCCGGAGAGGGGAGCCTGTGTCACGAACAACGGGTCGGTCCCAACGCGGCGGCCATACCGGCGTCAGTATTGAGGACGTCGCTGCAGCGGCTGGAGTTTCGACGGCGACCGTCTCACGGGCCGTGCGGGGT
Above is a genomic segment from Arthrobacter sp. YN containing:
- a CDS encoding carbohydrate ABC transporter permease, which encodes MTATPAPKEASKATRQRPGSDPTEDAQPIMRRVKTKLTSKWATAAAVIIAVVWSVPTFGLFVTSFRPAAKQVGPRSDGWWNAFVDWQFTFKNYADVLTPAGSQSANLSQYFVNSIAIVIPVTIFVLVLASMAAYVFAWGKFKGRDALFIFVFALQIIPLQMALIPLLQFFTQTLQLPAGSYAQLWIAHTMFGLPLGIFLLHNFISEIPGEVIEAARVDGAGHSTIFWRIILPLSVPALASLAIFQFLWVWNDLLVALVFSGGTADVAPITQRLAELSGTRGARDYLNPAAAFVSIIVPLLVFFGLQRYFVRGLLSGGLKG